One genomic segment of Danio rerio strain Tuebingen ecotype United States chromosome 11, GRCz12tu, whole genome shotgun sequence includes these proteins:
- the opn6a gene encoding opsin 6, group member a (The RefSeq protein has 1 substitution compared to this genomic sequence) — MSAQNPLQVVNIPWRNNNFSLMSRDPPLSDQGETIIGVYLLILGWLSWFGNSIVIFVLFRQRSTLQPTDYLTLNLAVSDASISVFGYSRGILEIFNIFKDSGYIISSVWTCQVDGFFTLVFGLSSINTLTVISITRFIKGCHPHKAHCITNSTVAVCVVFIWIGAFFWSAAPVLGWGSYTDRGYGTCEIDWVKANYSTIHKSYIISIFIFCFLVPVLLMLFCYISIINTVKRGNAMNADGDLSDRQRKIERDVTIVSIVICTAFILAWSPYAVVSMWSAWGFHVPNLTSIFTRLFAKSASFYNPLIYFGLSSKFRKDVSVLLPCGREGRDPVRLKRFKRLRGRAEPPGAPAHTPHPQIALKNYNNHSKPHAGPAHCTGHAPSPDSGVGSHHETPPPQPRPQLFFIDVPEPEAESECVRL, encoded by the exons ATGTCCGCGCAAAACCCGCTTCAGGTGGTCAACATCCCCTGGAGGAACAACAACTTTAGCCTGATGAGCCGCGAGCCGCCGCTGTCCGACCAGGGGGAGACCATCATCGGTGTATACCTGCTCATACTCG gcTGGCTGTCGTGGTTTGGGAACAGTATCGTGATCTTCGTGCTCTTCAGGCAGCGCTCCACTCTTCAGCCCACTGATTACCTGACTCTGAATCTGGCTGTTTCTGACGCCAGCATCTCGGTGTTCGGATACTCGCGCGGCATCTTGGAGATCTTCAACATCTTCAAGGACAGCGGCTACATCATCTCCTCTGTCTGGACGTGCCAG gtggaCGGGTTCTTCACGCTGGTGTTTGGTTTGAGCAGCATCAACACACTGACGGTGATCAGCATCACACGCTTCATCAAAGGCTGCCACCCTCATAAAG CTCACTGCATCACCAACTCCACTGTTGCGGTGTGTGTGGTCTTTATTTGGATCGGTGCGTTCTTCTGGTCGGCGGCGCCTGTTCTTGGATGGGGAAGCTACACCG ACCGCGGTTACGGCACGTGTGAGATCGACTGGGTGAAGGCGAATTACTCCACCATCCACAAGTCCTACATCATCTCCATCTTCATCTTCTGCTTCCTGGTGCCGGTGCTGCTGATGCTCTTCTGTTACATCTCCATCATCAACACGGTGAAGAGAGGAAACGCCATGAATGCGGACGGAGACCTGAGCGACCGTCAGAGGAAGATCGAGAGAGACGTCACCATT gtgtcgATCGTGATCTGCACCGCCTTCATCTTGGCCTGGTCCCCGTACGCTGTGGTCTCCATGTGGTCCGCCTGGGGTTTCCACGTCCCCAACCTGACCAGCATCTTCACGCGACTCTTCGCCAAGTCTGCTAGCTTCTACAACCCGCTCATCTACTTCGGCCTGAGCTCCAAGTTCCGCAAGGATGTGAGTGTGTTGCTGCCCTGCGGTCGTGAAGGCCGAGACCCGGTGCGTCTGAAGCGCTTCAAGCGTCTGCGGGGCCGAGCGGAGCCGCCCGGGGCCCCGGCGCACACACCGCACCCGCAGATCGCACTCAAAAACTACAACAACCACAGCAAACCACACGCTGGCCCCGCCCACTGCACTGGACACGCCCCCAGCCCAGACTCAGGAGTGGGCAGTCATCATGAGACTCCGCCCCCTCAGCCCCGCCCACAGCTGTTCTTTATTGACGTTCCAGAGCCGGAGGCGGAGTCAGAGTGTGTGCGGCTCTGA
- the opn6a gene encoding opsin 6, group member a isoform X1, protein MSAQNPLQVVNIPWRNNNFSLMSREPPLSDQGETIIGVYLLILGWLSWFGNSIVIFVLFRQRSTLQPTDYLTLNLAVSDASISVFGYSRGILEIFNIFKDSGYIISSVWTCQVDGFFTLVFGLSSINTLTVISITRFIKGCHPHKAHCITNSTVAVCVVFIWIGAFFWSAAPVLGWGSYTDRGYGTCEIDWVKANYSTIHKSYIISIFIFCFLVPVLLMLFCYISIINTVKRGNAMNADGDLSDRQRKIERDVTIVSIVICTAFILAWSPYAVVSMWSAWGFHVPNLTSIFTRLFAKSASFYNPLIYFGLSSKFRKDVSVLLPCGREGRDPVRLKRFKRLRGRAEPPGAPAHTPHPQIALKNYNNHSKPHAGPAHCTGHAPSPDSGVGSHHETPPPQPRPQLFFIDVPEPEAESECVRL, encoded by the exons ATGTCCGCGCAAAACCCGCTTCAGGTGGTCAACATCCCCTGGAGGAACAACAACTTTAGCCTGATGAGCCGCGAGCCGCCGCTGTCCGACCAGGGGGAGACCATCATCGGTGTATACCTGCTCATACTCG gcTGGCTGTCGTGGTTTGGGAACAGTATCGTGATCTTCGTGCTCTTCAGGCAGCGCTCCACTCTTCAGCCCACTGATTACCTGACTCTGAATCTGGCTGTTTCTGACGCCAGCATCTCGGTGTTCGGATACTCGCGCGGCATCTTGGAGATCTTCAACATCTTCAAGGACAGCGGCTACATCATCTCCTCTGTCTGGACGTGCCAG gtggaCGGGTTCTTCACGCTGGTGTTTGGTTTGAGCAGCATCAACACACTGACGGTGATCAGCATCACACGCTTCATCAAAGGCTGCCACCCTCATAAAG CTCACTGCATCACCAACTCCACTGTTGCGGTGTGTGTGGTCTTTATTTGGATCGGTGCGTTCTTCTGGTCGGCGGCGCCTGTTCTTGGATGGGGAAGCTACACCG ACCGCGGTTACGGCACGTGTGAGATCGACTGGGTGAAGGCGAATTACTCCACCATCCACAAGTCCTACATCATCTCCATCTTCATCTTCTGCTTCCTGGTGCCGGTGCTGCTGATGCTCTTCTGTTACATCTCCATCATCAACACGGTGAAGAGAGGAAACGCCATGAATGCGGACGGAGACCTGAGCGACCGTCAGAGGAAGATCGAGAGAGACGTCACCATT gtgtcgATCGTGATCTGCACCGCCTTCATCTTGGCCTGGTCCCCGTACGCTGTGGTCTCCATGTGGTCCGCCTGGGGTTTCCACGTCCCCAACCTGACCAGCATCTTCACGCGACTCTTCGCCAAGTCTGCTAGCTTCTACAACCCGCTCATCTACTTCGGCCTGAGCTCCAAGTTCCGCAAGGATGTGAGTGTGTTGCTGCCCTGCGGTCGTGAAGGCCGAGACCCGGTGCGTCTGAAGCGCTTCAAGCGTCTGCGGGGCCGAGCGGAGCCGCCCGGGGCCCCGGCGCACACACCGCACCCGCAGATCGCACTCAAAAACTACAACAACCACAGCAAACCACACGCTGGCCCCGCCCACTGCACTGGACACGCCCCCAGCCCAGACTCAGGAGTGGGCAGTCATCATGAGACTCCGCCCCCTCAGCCCCGCCCACAGCTGTTCTTTATTGACGTTCCAGAGCCGGAGGCGGAGTCAGAGTGTGTGCGGCTCTGA